One Mycolicibacterium fallax genomic window, AGCTGATCGGCTTCACCTCGGTGCCCGGCGCCGGCGACAACCTGCTCGTCGTCGACGAGGACCGGATCGCCCGCCAGATCGCCGACAAGCGCAGCGCCCGCAAGCGCAACGCGCTGGCCGCCCGCACCCGCAAGCGGATCTCGCTGGAGGACCTGGATTCGGCGCTGAAGGAAACCAGCCAGCTGAACCTGATCCTCAAGGGCGACAACGCCGGTACCGTCGAGGCCCTGGAAGAGGCCCTGATGGGGATCCAGGTGGACGACGAGGTGCAGCTGCGGGTCATCGACCGCGGTGTCGGTGGCATCACCGAGACCAACGTCAACCTGGCCTCGGCCTCGGACGCCATCATCATCGGCTTCAACGTCCGCGCGGAGGGCAAGGCCACCGAGCTGGCCAACCGCGAGGGTGTGGAGATCCGGTACTACTCGATCATCTACCAGGCGATCGACGAGATCGAGTCCGCGCTCAAGGGCATGCTCAAGCCGATCTACGAGGAGAAGGAGCTCGGCCGCGCCGAGATCCGGGCGATCTTCCGCTCCAGCAAGGTCGGCAACATCGCCGGCTGCCTGGTCACCTCGGGCATCATGCGGCGCAACGCCAAGGCGCGACTGCTGCGCGACAACGTGGTCGTCGCCGAGAACCTCACGGTGTCCTCGCTCAAGCGGGAGAAGGACGACGCCACCGAGGTGCGCGACGGTTACGAGTGCGGTCTGACGCTGACCTACAACGACATCAAGGAAGGCGACGTCGTCGAGACCTACGAGCTGGTCGAGAAGGCGCGGTCCTGATGTTCGGTCAGTTCGCGCTGCGGAGTCGGCATGGCTGATCCGGCCCGGGCCAAGCGGCTCGCCAAGCGGATCGCGACGATCGTCGCCTCGGCGATCGAGTACGAGATCAAGGATCCCCGGCTGGCCGGGGTGACGATCACCGACTCGAAGGTCACCGGCGACCTGCACGACGCCACCCTGTACTACACGGTGCTGGGCACGTCGCTGCAGCAGGAGCCGGACTACGCCGGGGCCGCCGCGGCCCTGGAGAGCGCCAAGGGTGTGCTGCGCTCGAAGGTCGGCGCGGGAACCGGTGTCCGGTTCACCCCGACGCTGACCTTCGTGCGGGACACCGTGCCGGACGTCGCGAACCGGATGGAGGAGCTGCTGGCGGCCGCCCGGGCGGCGGACGCCGAGGTGGCCCGGGCCCGCGCCGGCGCGGTGCCGGCCGGCGATGCCGACCCGTACCGCAGCGCCGCCGACGAGCACGAGGCCGGGGGGCCGGACGGGGAAACCGACCTGCGGGACACCGGTGACCACGGTCGATCCGTCGGCTGAGTCGCTGACGGTGGGCGCCCGCGTCGACGCGCGCGGGGCCGCGGCGGTGCTGGCCGCGGCCAACGACATCGTCATCGTCGCGCACGTGTTTCCCGACGCCGACACCATCGGTGCCGGACTGGCGCTGGCCCAGGTGCTGGACCGGCTCGGCAAGCGGGTGACGGTCAGCTTCGCCCGGCCGTCGGCGCTGCCGGAGTCGCTGCGCAGCCTGCCCGGTGGTCATCTGCTGGTCGCTCCGGACCGGGTCAGCTCCGACCCGGACCTGGTCGTCACCGTCGACATTCCCAGCCCGTCGCGTCTCGGCGTGCTGGCCGAGCTGACCGGACCGGACTGCGGCCGGCCGGTGCTGGTCATCGACCACCACGCGTCCAACCAGCTGTTCGGCAGCGTCAACTTCGTCGACGCCGCCGCGGACTCGACGACCATGCTGGTCGCCGAGTTGCT contains:
- the rbfA gene encoding 30S ribosome-binding factor RbfA, producing MADPARAKRLAKRIATIVASAIEYEIKDPRLAGVTITDSKVTGDLHDATLYYTVLGTSLQQEPDYAGAAAALESAKGVLRSKVGAGTGVRFTPTLTFVRDTVPDVANRMEELLAAARAADAEVARARAGAVPAGDADPYRSAADEHEAGGPDGETDLRDTGDHGRSVG